GGAATTGCTAAAGAACACGGTCACGAATTTGGAACCGAACACATGCAAGAACTCAGTGAAGAGGAACTAGAAGGCGTGGCTGGTGGCTGGTGGCTCTCAGTGAAAGGCGTTGGCTCTTGTGGGCATTGTTGACCATTGTGAATACTGGGTGGGCCCCCTAGTTTCCACCGCAATGTGCAATCTCCCTTCTTGAAATCTTTTCCCCTCGGCTTCAAAACCTACACACTCAAAGCCTCTGCATTGACAGGGGCTTTTTATTGCTTCAACCTCGCCAATAAGCTCATAAATCAGCCTTCAATACCTGGCACGATTGAGCGCAGTTGAGCAGAAGTCAGGCGGGTTAAAGCGTTGCTCAATTAGGTAGTAACTGAAGCACCAGAAGCTCACCAGAACTTCTTGGGTGCTGCACCAGAGCTGTGTAGTGGAGTTCACCAGTAGAGCTGTGATCTTGAAGGAGTCCAGGGGGCAACACCCCCAAACATTCACTCCTTAGAACCATGACACAAGAACAACTCACGGCTTTCTTGGCTCACGTCAAAGGCAACACAAACCTTCAGGAGCAGCTCAAAGCAGCTGCTGATGTTGATGCTGTTGCTGCAATTGCCGAAGGCGCTGGATTAAGTATTTTTTCTGACGACATGGAGAACGCTCAGTCCGAGATCTCTGAAGATGAACTTGAAGACGTGGCGGGAGGTTTTTGGGTTTATACCAATTTTCCAGGGAAATTCTGTAAAGCGTATAGGGTATCTAAAAGGATATGCAGGAAATCGAAATCATGAGCTCTAGGATCTTACATACTCAAAGCTCCTGAGACCCCAGGGGCTTTGATTTCTTCAAAAGTCTGACTCATCCCAACAATCAGCCTTCAATACCTGGCGCGATTGAGCGCAGTAAGTATTAGCCAAAG
Above is a window of Synechococcus sp. BIOS-E4-1 DNA encoding:
- a CDS encoding Nif11-like leader peptide family natural product precursor, which translates into the protein MSLEQLKAFLSKVKGDSNLQDKLKAAKSPEDVVGIAKEHGHEFGTEHMQELSEEELEGVAGGWWLSVKGVGSCGHC
- a CDS encoding Nif11-like leader peptide family RiPP precursor — its product is MTQEQLTAFLAHVKGNTNLQEQLKAAADVDAVAAIAEGAGLSIFSDDMENAQSEISEDELEDVAGGFWVYTNFPGKFCKAYRVSKRICRKSKS